Proteins encoded in a region of the Sander lucioperca isolate FBNREF2018 chromosome 18, SLUC_FBN_1.2, whole genome shotgun sequence genome:
- the ccdc32 gene encoding coiled-coil domain-containing protein 32: protein MIDDFESQEARSSGELWTEICSSLPEAQVEATPEINTEFKDSFQPAAQLGVHVNGQSNWTHTSSSSAKWEPMEDSESYIASLENRLKKLKGQSSDVTSRDMLRSLSQAKKECWDRFLHDAQTSELFQGGDMDESALEHFKRWLIPEKVAISAEELEYLLRPSQNNEPAETNQTQNEEDTEGETHNTAEDDAHSPEK, encoded by the exons ATGATTGACGACTTTGAGAGCCAGGAGGCCCGGTCCAGCGGTGAGCTGTGGACCGAAATCTGCTCCAGTCTGCCGGAGGCGCAAGTGGAAGCAACCCCGGAGATCAACACGGAGTTCAAAGATTCATTCCAGCCAGCAGCACAACTCGGAGTGCACGTCAATGGACAATCAAATTGGACACATACCAGTTCTTCTAGCGCCAAATGGGAACCCATGGAGGATTCTGAGAGCTACATAGCCAGTTTAG AGAACCGCCTGAAGAAATTAAAGGGTCAGTCAAGTGATGTGACTTCCAGGGACATGTTGCGATCCTTGTCTCAAGCTAAGAAAGAATGTTGGGATAGATTTCTGCACGACGCGCAGACCTCAGAGCTCTTCCAAGGTGGTGACATGGATGAGAG TGCTCTTGAACACTTCAAGAGGTGGTTGATTCCTGAGAAGGTGGCCATCAGCGCAGAAGAGCTGGAATATCTCCTGAGGCCATCTCAGAATAACGAACCAGCTGAAACAAACCAAACACAGAACGAAGAGGACACGGAGGGAGAGACTCACAACACAGCGGAAGATGACGCTCACAGCCCAGAGAAATGA
- the prlh2r gene encoding prolactin releasing hormone 2 receptor has protein sequence MDLAKSLNRSRVNPSTPASSLSPPISDSSSTFSSSSPFSAPSFSGLDLLSDLKPIFIPLYSAVVLVACSSNLLLLFLIWHNKKRHNTTNFLISNLALVDLVMCIFCVPLTASYAFDQRGWVFGPHMCHFVTVMQSAAVYAAVLSLMAIAVDRYVVVAYPIRKRAGCQFCWGLVVMIWLSSLALSTPIALHTVHLDLRAAGLQMTVCEEFWDGQERGRLIYSCFILFFSYFLPLAAVSISYCAITHHLKQRTTSGLTACEELRSARAAWSRRRRKTFYLLLVSVLCFAFSWLPLQVVNLIRDLDTDFSILGKNYVNIIQVSTHLLAMSSACYNPFIYASLHDKFLSYLCRNFLSRRRRKGKDRAQLSSILTVSHRVQRLPTSTTMADLSGAVVNNVIPQDNYT, from the exons ATGGACTTGGCAAAGTCACTGAACCGATCCAGGGTCAACCCTTCTACTCCAGCATCTTCTTTATCTCCACCCATATCTGACTCTTCATccaccttctcctcctcctccccattCTCGGCCCCTTCCTTTTCTGGCCTGGACCTCCTGTCTGACCTGAAGCCCATCTTCATTCCTCTCTACTCTGCCGTGGTGCTGGTTGCCTGCTCCAGCaacctcctcctgctctttCTTATCTGGCACAACAAGAAAAGACACAACACCACAAACTTCCTCATCAGTAATCTGGCACTGGTCGACCTGGTCATGTGCATTTTCTGCGTCCCTTTGACTGCATCTTATGCTTTTGACCAGCGTGGATGGGTGTTTGGTCCCCACATGTGTCATTTTGTCACTGTCATGCAGTCTGCAGCTGTCTACGCAGCGGTCCTGTCCCTCATGGCCATCGCGGTGGATCGATATGTGGTTGTGGCTTATCCCATTCGCAAAAGAGCTGGGTGCCAGTTCTGCTGGGGTCTGGTGGTCATGATCTGGCTGTCCTCTCTGGCTTTATCCACACCTATAGCACTTCACACCGTCCACCTGGACCTGCGGGCTGCGGGGCTGCAGATGACAGTGTGTGAGGAGTTCTGGGATGGCCAGGAGCGAGGCCGCCTCATCTACTCCTGTTTCATTCTATTCTTCTCCTACTTTCTCCCACTGGCTGCTGTCTCCATTTCCTACTGTGCTATAACCCATCATCTGAAGCAGAGGACCACGTCAGGCTTGACAGCGTGTGAAGAGTTGAGATCTGCAAGGGCTGCATGGAGCAGACGGAGGAGGAAGACCTTCTACCTGCTGCTGGTGTCCGTCCTCTGTTTTGCCTTCTCATGGCTTCCCTTACAG GTGGTGAATCTGATCCGTGACCTGGACACAGACTTCTCTATCTTAGGGAAGAATTACGTGAACATCATCCAGGTGTCAACTCACCTGCTCGCCATGAGCTCCGCCTGCTACAACCCTTTTATTTACGCCTCATTGCATGACAAGTTCCTGTCCTACCTGTGCCGCAACTTCCTGTCCCgaaggagaagaaaaggaaaggaCAGGGCTCAATTGTCAAGCATCCTGACAGTGTCACACAGAGTACAGCGCCTTCCCACCTCCACGACTATGGCAGATTTATCAGGTGCTGTTGTAAATAATGTCATACCTCAAGACAACTACACTTAA